The following proteins come from a genomic window of Montipora foliosa isolate CH-2021 chromosome 2, ASM3666993v2, whole genome shotgun sequence:
- the LOC137993764 gene encoding protein yippee-like 5, with protein MGRIFLAHPGGTRLFSCGNCDTALTNRSELTSTKFTGATGRAFLFKKVVNLAYSEVQDRVMLTGRHMVRDVFCKNCDIKLGWMYEYATEESQQYKEGQVILERALVTESEGIEEIGE; from the exons ATGGGTCGAATCTTCCTTGCCCATCCTGGTGGTACAAGACTGTTTTCTTGCGGTAACTGTGACACTGCCTTGACGAATAGATCTGAGCTAACCTCGACG AAATTTACTGGAGCTACAGGGAGAGCATTCCTCTTTAAAAAAGT GGTGAATTTAGCATACAGTGAAGTTCAAGATAGAGTTATG CTAACTGGAAGGCACATGGTCAGAGATGTTTTCTGTAAGAATTGTGACATTAAATTGGGCTGGATGTAT GAATATGCAACAGAGGAAAGCCAACAGTACAAG GAAGGTCAGGTCATTCTGGAGCGGGCATTGGTAACAGAGAGTGAGGGAATAGAAGAAATCGGAGAATGA
- the LOC137984490 gene encoding protein yippee-like 5 isoform X1: MFSSMLFEYPQFKQASESMGRIFLDHPGGTRLYSCAQCDTALTNRSLLSSMRFNGATGRAFLFKKVVNLSYSEVQDREMLTGRHMVRDVFCKNCDTKLGWMNMLQKRVNNTRKAKSFLSVPLSQRAKVSRKLVI, encoded by the exons ATGTTCTCTTCAATGCTGTTTGAATATCCTCAATTCAAACAAGCGTCTGAAAGTATGGGTCGAATCTTTCTTGATCATCCTGGAGGAACAAGGCTTTATTCCTGTGCTCAATGCGACACAGCGTTGACGAATCGCTCTTTGTTGAGCTCAATG AGATTTAACGGAGCAACTGGGAGAGCATTTCTGTTTAAGAAAGT GGTTAACTTATCATACAGTGAGGTTCAAGACAGAGAGATG CTAACTGGAAGACACATGGTCAGAGATGTTTTTTGCAAGAATTGTGATACCAAGTTAGGTTGGAT GAATATGCTACAGAAGAGAGTCAACAATACAAG GAAGGCCAAGTCATTCTTGAGCGTGCCCTTGTCACAGAGAGCGAAGGTATCCAGGAAATTGGTGATTTAG
- the LOC137984490 gene encoding protein yippee-like 5 isoform X2, translating into MFSSMLFEYPQFKQASESMGRIFLDHPGGTRLYSCAQCDTALTNRSLLSSMRFNGATGRAFLFKKVVNLSYSEVQDREMLTGRHMVRDVFCKNCDTKLGWMYEYATEESQQYKEGQVILERALVTESEGIQEIGDLDP; encoded by the exons ATGTTCTCTTCAATGCTGTTTGAATATCCTCAATTCAAACAAGCGTCTGAAAGTATGGGTCGAATCTTTCTTGATCATCCTGGAGGAACAAGGCTTTATTCCTGTGCTCAATGCGACACAGCGTTGACGAATCGCTCTTTGTTGAGCTCAATG AGATTTAACGGAGCAACTGGGAGAGCATTTCTGTTTAAGAAAGT GGTTAACTTATCATACAGTGAGGTTCAAGACAGAGAGATG CTAACTGGAAGACACATGGTCAGAGATGTTTTTTGCAAGAATTGTGATACCAAGTTAGGTTGGATGTAC GAATATGCTACAGAAGAGAGTCAACAATACAAG GAAGGCCAAGTCATTCTTGAGCGTGCCCTTGTCACAGAGAGCGAAGGTATCCAGGAAATTGGTGATTTAGATCCATAA